One Bdellovibrio bacteriovorus str. Tiberius DNA segment encodes these proteins:
- the dacB gene encoding D-alanyl-D-alanine carboxypeptidase/D-alanyl-D-alanine endopeptidase, protein MKIILNVLLIVLVAMSASADDKFKDISKEFEALAKKYGVSSKDVGIYATIGEGEELKTLLDVNGNKMMVPASISKIATASAVLASFPPGTKFKTQLLTSGDLKNGTLKGTLYLKGGGDPSFVSENMWYLVNAFTRTKIKKIEGDIVVDDSLFDSVRYDMSRQKERVDRAYDAPVGAMSFNWNSVNIFVRANGAGNGADVTIDPENDYIRLINKAKTVGGSANNLLADRDEDKKFPGDVIHVGGSIGQGLKEVVVFKNITQPDLWAGYNLKAFLAQRGIQLTGTIRNGVTPEKAELVAESESKPIEQMVADMNKFSNNYVAEMLTKNLGAVKKTKGATLADGVLVINEHMQSLGVPAEQYNLESPSGLSRQNKLSSFAMWKVLQHLRNDFRVQPEFLTSLPIAGVDGTLKKRMKNSPAERWVRAKTGFLTGVVSLAGYAGLEDGRVVTFSFVYNGSTDETKIRAFFDNLLIYLVK, encoded by the coding sequence ATGAAAATTATTCTGAATGTTTTGCTGATCGTTTTGGTGGCGATGTCTGCTTCCGCCGATGATAAGTTTAAGGATATTTCCAAAGAGTTTGAGGCGCTGGCCAAGAAATATGGTGTTAGTTCCAAGGATGTTGGGATTTATGCGACCATCGGGGAAGGCGAAGAGCTGAAGACCCTTCTGGATGTGAACGGGAACAAGATGATGGTCCCGGCATCCATTTCGAAAATTGCGACAGCGTCGGCGGTTTTGGCGTCGTTTCCTCCGGGGACCAAGTTTAAGACTCAGCTTTTGACCAGCGGCGACCTGAAAAACGGAACTTTAAAGGGGACTTTGTACCTTAAAGGCGGCGGGGATCCTTCATTTGTATCTGAAAACATGTGGTATCTGGTGAACGCTTTCACCCGCACCAAAATCAAAAAAATTGAAGGGGATATCGTCGTTGATGATTCTCTGTTCGACAGTGTTCGTTACGACATGAGTCGGCAGAAAGAGCGCGTGGATCGTGCCTATGATGCCCCGGTCGGAGCGATGAGCTTTAACTGGAACTCTGTGAATATCTTCGTTCGTGCAAACGGCGCTGGTAACGGAGCAGACGTCACGATTGATCCGGAAAATGATTATATCCGTCTGATTAATAAGGCCAAAACTGTGGGTGGTTCTGCGAACAATCTGCTGGCGGATCGTGATGAAGACAAAAAGTTTCCGGGGGATGTGATTCACGTCGGCGGCAGTATTGGTCAGGGTTTGAAGGAAGTGGTGGTCTTTAAGAACATCACGCAGCCGGACCTTTGGGCAGGCTACAATCTGAAAGCTTTCCTGGCCCAAAGAGGAATTCAACTGACCGGAACGATCCGCAACGGTGTCACACCAGAGAAGGCCGAACTGGTCGCTGAATCGGAAAGCAAACCGATTGAGCAGATGGTTGCCGACATGAACAAGTTTTCAAACAACTATGTTGCCGAAATGCTGACCAAGAATCTGGGGGCAGTGAAAAAAACAAAAGGTGCGACGCTGGCTGATGGCGTGCTTGTTATCAATGAGCACATGCAAAGTCTGGGTGTGCCGGCAGAACAATACAATCTGGAGTCTCCTTCAGGTTTGTCGCGCCAGAACAAGCTGTCATCCTTCGCGATGTGGAAGGTCCTGCAGCATTTACGCAACGATTTCCGGGTCCAGCCGGAGTTTTTGACTTCCTTGCCGATCGCGGGAGTTGATGGCACGCTGAAAAAACGCATGAAGAATTCCCCGGCAGAACGCTGGGTGCGTGCGAAAACGGGATTCCTGACGGGCGTGGTCTCATTAGCGGGTTATGCGGGTTTGGAGGACGGGCGAGTTGTGACTTTCTCTTTCGTTTACAACGGTTCCACGGATGAGACGAAGATTCGCGCGTTTTTTGATAATTTACTTATCTATCTTGTAAAATAA
- a CDS encoding S8 family serine peptidase — MKFTFFSFLLVLFTSSQALAERAIVMMNDTKAFERTLNTRGTWSQIIPGKIEKSLPQLNTFIVDTNTPAELEQLKLSPGVAYVEKEYFHPAPPVVSSGVELVNTDVVKPGVPWGLKAVKAPQAWALSNKGEGVRVLVLDSGMNASHPSLAPNFEKGRNFTGDGDVTDFSDRTGHGTHVGGTIAAADDGEGFSGVAPKATLLAGKVCQDGGCSNVAIVAAISWGIDQGVDVMNLSLGSSGSGSPAEQAALLRADQAGISVVAATGNYGVNEVLFPASASTVIGVGAVDRNLSHAVFSQYGPEVAVVAPGVQIVSTIPLGSGRSSTLKISNSSLQETSTAYHLRGTATPFEDLTRTVVDCGSGLPSNFAGKDVKDKHVLITMGAAPIEDLIRNAMRAGANSVIVVNNAAGVIDTRLFDRDNVLFAVGMFVDAKLGAKIRATIKDQPETQITLNTVPTSYKETFGTSMASPHVAGVVALVKAANKDIKPSQMKALIMKTASPITPNPDNRFGKGLVNAEAAVKAALSSQ; from the coding sequence ATGAAGTTCACCTTTTTTTCTTTCCTGCTCGTTCTTTTCACCAGCTCCCAAGCCCTGGCTGAGCGCGCGATCGTGATGATGAACGACACCAAGGCATTTGAGCGAACGCTGAACACGCGTGGCACCTGGTCCCAGATCATTCCGGGAAAAATTGAAAAAAGTCTTCCGCAATTAAACACCTTTATCGTGGACACCAACACCCCTGCTGAACTGGAACAACTGAAGTTGTCCCCCGGTGTTGCCTACGTCGAAAAAGAATACTTCCATCCAGCCCCACCGGTTGTCAGTTCTGGAGTGGAGCTTGTTAACACCGACGTCGTCAAACCCGGCGTCCCGTGGGGCCTGAAGGCCGTGAAGGCTCCGCAAGCCTGGGCGCTTTCCAACAAGGGTGAAGGCGTGCGCGTGCTGGTTTTGGATAGCGGCATGAACGCCAGCCATCCCTCACTTGCACCGAACTTTGAAAAAGGTCGTAACTTTACCGGCGATGGCGATGTGACGGATTTCTCGGATCGCACCGGGCATGGCACCCACGTGGGGGGTACTATTGCGGCGGCCGATGACGGTGAAGGTTTTTCTGGCGTGGCGCCAAAGGCGACTCTATTGGCGGGTAAAGTCTGTCAGGATGGCGGCTGTTCAAATGTGGCCATCGTGGCGGCGATCTCTTGGGGTATTGATCAGGGGGTGGATGTGATGAATCTGTCCCTGGGAAGCTCGGGCAGCGGGTCCCCCGCGGAACAAGCAGCCCTGCTTCGTGCAGACCAGGCTGGCATCAGTGTCGTGGCCGCCACGGGCAATTATGGAGTGAATGAAGTGCTGTTCCCCGCCTCGGCGTCGACTGTGATTGGTGTTGGTGCGGTGGACAGGAATTTGAGTCATGCGGTGTTTTCCCAGTACGGACCGGAAGTTGCCGTGGTGGCTCCGGGCGTGCAGATTGTTTCAACTATTCCACTGGGTTCGGGTCGCTCCAGCACGCTGAAAATTTCCAATTCCAGTTTGCAGGAAACCAGCACCGCCTATCACCTGCGCGGCACCGCCACACCCTTTGAGGATCTGACCCGCACGGTGGTGGATTGTGGATCCGGCCTGCCGTCGAATTTTGCGGGCAAGGACGTCAAAGACAAACACGTTCTGATCACCATGGGTGCAGCCCCGATAGAGGATCTGATCCGCAATGCCATGCGTGCAGGGGCCAACAGCGTAATCGTGGTGAACAATGCCGCGGGCGTCATCGACACCCGGTTGTTCGATCGCGACAATGTGCTGTTCGCGGTGGGCATGTTTGTCGATGCAAAACTGGGGGCAAAGATCCGTGCCACTATAAAAGATCAGCCAGAAACACAGATCACTCTGAACACCGTCCCGACCAGTTACAAAGAAACATTCGGCACCTCTATGGCCAGCCCCCATGTGGCGGGCGTGGTGGCTTTGGTGAAAGCTGCCAATAAAGACATTAAACCTTCTCAGATGAAGGCTTTGATCATGAAGACGGCTTCTCCTATCACCCCGAACCCAGACAACCGTTTTGGCAAAGGCCTGGTCAATGCCGAAGCCGCCGTTAAAGCTGCCCTAAGTTCCCAATAG
- a CDS encoding glutathione S-transferase family protein, which translates to MAYHVHSDKPYFDLIIGDKTFSSWSMRAWLVAVQSGLPFREINITLDQPKTAEQIAKFSPSGKVPALKQGKIILWDSLAIAEYLNELSPEAKLWPEDIGARALARTYAAEVHSGFASLRSQLSMDLKHTEEVRHLTPGTIADINRILEMWTNALKVSEGPYLFGDFSIADAFFAPIVFRFLSYKIQIKDKMAKAYMKNIQDHHGVQFWVEEAMKEKTPRKVF; encoded by the coding sequence ATGGCCTATCACGTTCACAGCGACAAACCATATTTTGACCTGATCATCGGAGACAAAACCTTTTCATCCTGGTCCATGCGTGCGTGGCTGGTGGCTGTACAATCCGGTTTGCCATTCCGTGAAATCAACATCACTTTGGATCAGCCAAAAACAGCAGAACAGATCGCAAAGTTTTCTCCATCCGGTAAAGTGCCGGCTTTGAAACAAGGCAAAATTATCCTGTGGGATTCTTTGGCGATTGCCGAATACCTGAATGAACTTTCTCCGGAAGCGAAATTGTGGCCTGAAGACATCGGCGCCCGCGCACTGGCCCGCACCTATGCGGCGGAAGTGCATTCCGGTTTTGCCTCCCTGCGCTCGCAACTGAGCATGGATCTGAAACACACCGAAGAAGTCCGTCACCTGACCCCGGGAACCATCGCGGACATCAACCGCATCCTGGAAATGTGGACCAACGCTTTGAAAGTCAGCGAAGGGCCTTACCTGTTTGGTGACTTCAGCATTGCCGATGCGTTCTTTGCCCCGATTGTCTTCCGCTTCCTGTCTTACAAAATTCAGATCAAAGACAAGATGGCCAAAGCCTATATGAAGAACATCCAGGATCACCATGGCGTGCAATTCTGGGTCGAAGAAGCGATGAAAGAGAAAACTCCCCGTAAAGTCTTTTGA
- a CDS encoding TetR/AcrR family transcriptional regulator, with protein sequence MMSSEEKTKKTKIIVKAPTQERSRQTVATILDACSRLLVSEGFYSITTDKIAKEAGVSIGSLYQFFGNKESVVQAVVKNILEEDKRIFSEKMRAISPLAPEQRVKGMIELAVETTRRNSELRSKLTTIQYYVAEAAYMSETIRFFQEVVRYNLPQIPGRDMEKVSYIMVNAFIGLTNTMAIDNPTAIHDAAVVEEIYQLFHKFLDLGASATAPAMNRSKGDFI encoded by the coding sequence ATGATGTCATCTGAAGAAAAAACGAAGAAAACTAAGATTATTGTAAAGGCTCCCACACAAGAACGTTCTCGCCAGACAGTAGCAACAATCCTTGATGCCTGCTCCCGCCTCTTGGTCAGTGAAGGTTTCTATTCAATCACGACCGATAAAATTGCCAAAGAAGCCGGCGTTAGCATCGGTTCTTTGTATCAGTTCTTTGGTAACAAAGAGTCTGTGGTTCAGGCGGTTGTGAAAAACATCCTTGAAGAAGACAAACGCATCTTCAGCGAGAAAATGCGCGCCATTTCCCCATTGGCACCTGAACAACGCGTGAAGGGCATGATTGAACTGGCTGTTGAAACCACTCGTCGCAACTCGGAACTTCGCTCTAAACTGACCACCATTCAGTACTATGTTGCCGAAGCTGCATATATGTCCGAGACAATCCGTTTCTTCCAGGAAGTTGTCCGCTACAACCTTCCGCAGATCCCGGGCCGCGACATGGAAAAGGTTTCTTACATCATGGTGAATGCCTTCATCGGCCTGACCAACACCATGGCTATCGACAACCCGACTGCGATCCACGATGCAGCCGTGGTTGAAGAGATCTACCAGCTGTTCCACAAATTCCTGGATCTGGGCGCATCTGCGACAGCTCCAGCTATGAACCGCAGCAAAGGTGATTTCATCTAA
- a CDS encoding lytic transglycosylase domain-containing protein: MMKLSVSVLYVLMLGAPVAMAQGNIAEQVVPQVLGRSPEESRPWRAPVFADQTASLGYNETAFSIPKGMDKQVQFWIDIYTKYSTNQGVIHDSENVEKVYEIVDLTGLTTERAKQNRVDEVKKEIALKLTSPEAKERLRFQLGQKDRMQDAIFYSGRYIEDMEKIFRDAKVPVELTRLAFVESSFNIMARSKVGASGLWQIMPYTAKPYKMISATVDNRNHPMEATKLAAKLLRQNYSMLNSWPLAVTGYNHGPTGVRKLTEKYGTRELGELVTDVKSSKTFGFASRNFYASFLAALEVEKNAGKYFGSVVWSKPLDSQDLKLPVSVKYKEIVAWFDGDDRKAQVFNPHLTFKARKGHPIPAKTVIAVPKDKYNVALITLARRDRMVAMEDKRK, translated from the coding sequence ATGATGAAACTCAGTGTCTCAGTTCTATACGTTTTGATGCTTGGAGCTCCTGTTGCGATGGCGCAGGGGAATATCGCTGAGCAAGTGGTGCCGCAGGTGCTGGGAAGAAGCCCGGAAGAAAGCCGTCCTTGGCGTGCTCCGGTGTTCGCAGATCAAACGGCGTCCCTGGGATACAATGAGACCGCTTTCTCCATCCCGAAGGGCATGGACAAGCAAGTTCAGTTCTGGATTGATATCTATACTAAATATTCCACCAATCAGGGTGTGATTCACGATTCTGAAAATGTTGAGAAGGTTTACGAGATCGTTGATCTGACGGGCCTGACGACTGAGCGTGCGAAGCAAAATCGTGTCGATGAAGTTAAAAAAGAAATCGCTTTAAAACTGACGTCGCCGGAAGCCAAAGAGCGTCTGCGTTTCCAGCTGGGTCAAAAAGACCGCATGCAGGATGCAATCTTCTATTCCGGTCGTTATATCGAAGACATGGAAAAGATCTTCCGCGATGCCAAAGTTCCGGTGGAACTGACGCGTCTGGCGTTTGTTGAAAGTTCTTTCAATATCATGGCTCGTTCCAAAGTGGGTGCAAGCGGTCTTTGGCAGATCATGCCTTACACGGCAAAGCCTTATAAAATGATTTCTGCGACCGTGGACAACCGCAACCATCCGATGGAAGCGACAAAGCTGGCGGCGAAACTTCTTCGTCAGAACTATTCCATGCTGAATTCCTGGCCACTGGCGGTGACGGGTTACAATCACGGTCCTACGGGCGTGCGCAAGCTGACTGAAAAGTACGGCACCCGCGAACTGGGTGAACTGGTGACGGATGTGAAATCCAGCAAGACCTTCGGTTTCGCATCCCGTAACTTCTATGCAAGCTTCCTGGCGGCATTGGAAGTTGAAAAGAACGCAGGTAAGTATTTCGGTTCTGTGGTTTGGTCCAAGCCTTTGGATTCCCAGGATTTGAAATTGCCGGTGTCTGTGAAGTACAAAGAAATCGTTGCTTGGTTTGATGGCGATGATCGCAAAGCCCAGGTGTTCAATCCGCACCTGACTTTCAAGGCCCGCAAGGGTCACCCGATCCCAGCTAAAACGGTGATCGCGGTACCAAAGGACAAATACAATGTCGCTTTGATCACCCTGGCCCGCCGTGACCGCATGGTGGCGATGGAAGACAAAAGAAAATAG